The Coffea arabica cultivar ET-39 chromosome 1e, Coffea Arabica ET-39 HiFi, whole genome shotgun sequence genome has a window encoding:
- the LOC113711266 gene encoding PHD finger-like domain-containing protein 5A, translating into MAKHHPDLIMCRKQPGIAIGRLCEKCDGKCVVCDSYVRPCTLVRVCDECNYGSFQGRCVICGGVGISDAYYCKECTQQEKDRDGCPKIVNLGSAKTDLFYERKKYGFKKR; encoded by the coding sequence ATGGCCAAGCATCATCCTGATTTGATTATGTGCAGGAAGCAGCCGGGGATAGCCATTGGACGGCTTTGTGAAAAATGTGACGGAAAGTGTGTAGTCTGTGATTCTTATGTGCGCCCTTGCACGCTGGTCCGAGTTTGTGATGAGTGCAACTACGGATCATTTCAGGGTCGCTGTGTCATCTGTGGAGGAGTGGGAATCTCTGATGCCTACTACTGTAAAGAGTGTACTCAACAAGAGAAAGATCGGGATGGGTGTCCTAAAATCGTTAATCTTGGAAGTGCTAAGACAGATTTGTTTTATGAGCGTAAGAAATATGGCTTCAAGAAAAGATAG